A genome region from Meriones unguiculatus strain TT.TT164.6M chromosome 19, Bangor_MerUng_6.1, whole genome shotgun sequence includes the following:
- the LOC110560237 gene encoding histone H4, translating into MSGRGKGGKGLGKGGAKRHRKVLRDNIQGITKPAIRRLARRGGVKRISGLIYEETRGVLKVFLENVIRDAVTYTEHAKRKTVTAMDVVYALKRQGRTLYGFGG; encoded by the coding sequence ATGTCGGGTCGCGGCAAGGGCGGGAAGGGCCTGGGCAAAGGCGGCGCTAAGCGCCACCGCAAGGTGCTGCGCGACAACATCCAGGGCATCACCAAGCCCGCCATCCGCCGCCTGGCCCGGCGCGGAGGCGTGAAGCGCATCTCTGGCCTCATCTACGAGGAGACCCGCGGGGTGCTGAAGGTGTTCCTGGAGAACGTGATCCGCGACGCCGTCACCTACACGGAGCACGCCAAGCGCAAGACGGTCACCGCCATGGACGTGGTGTACGCGCTCAAGCGCCAGGGCCGCACGCTCTACGGCTTCGGCGGCTAA
- the LOC132649218 gene encoding histone H2A type 1-E, translating to MSGRGKQGGKARAKAKTRSSRAGLQFPVGRVHRLLRKGNYAERVGAGAPVYLAAVLEYLTAEILELAGNAARDNKKTRIIPRHLQLAIRNDEELNKLLGRVTIAQGGVLPNIQAVLLPKKTESHHKAKGK from the coding sequence ATGTCTGGACGCGGCAAGCAGGGCGGCAAGGCCCGCGCCAAGGCCAAGACCCGGTCGTCCCGGGCCGGGCTGCAGTTCCCCGTGGGCCGCGTGCACCGGCTCCTCCGCAAGGGCAACTACGCGGAGCGGGTGGGCGCCGGCGCCCCGGTGTACCTGGCGGCCGTGCTGGAGTACCTGACGGCCGAGATCCTGGAGCTGGCCGGCAACGCGGCCCGCGACAACAAGAAGACGCGCATCATCCCGCGCCACCTGCAGCTGGCCATCCGCAACGACGAGGAGCTCAACAAGCTGCTGGGCCGCGTCACCATCGCGCAGGGCGGCGTCCTGCCCAACATCCAGGCCGTGCTGCTGCCCAAGAAGACCGAGAGTCACCACAAGGCCAAGGGGAAGTAA
- the LOC132649214 gene encoding histone H2A type 1-E-like produces the protein MSGRGKQGGKARAKAKTRSSRAGLQFPVGRVHRLLRKGNYAERVGAGAPVYLAAVLEYLTAEILELAGNAARDNKKTRIIPRHLQLAIRNDEELNKLLGRVTIAQGGVLPNIQAVLLPKKTESHHKAK, from the coding sequence ATGTCTGGACGCGGCAAGCAGGGCGGCAAGGCCCGCGCCAAGGCCAAGACCCGGTCGTCCCGGGCCGGGCTGCAGTTCCCCGTGGGCCGCGTGCACCGGCTCCTCCGCAAGGGCAACTACGCGGAGCGGGTGGGCGCCGGCGCCCCGGTGTACCTGGCGGCCGTGCTGGAGTACCTGACGGCCGAGATCCTGGAGCTGGCCGGCAACGCGGCCCGCGACAACAAGAAGACGCGCATCATCCCGCGCCACCTGCAGCTGGCCATCCGCAACGACGAGGAGCTCAACAAGCTGCTGGGCCGCGTCACCATCGCGCAGGGCGGCGTCCTGCCCAACATCCAGGCCGTGCTGCTGCCCAAGAAGACCGAGAGCCACCACAAGGCCAAGTGA
- the LOC132649203 gene encoding histone H2B type 1-C/E/F/G/I-like: MPEPVKSAPAPKKGSKKAVTKAQKKDGKKRKRSRKESYSVYVYKVLKQVHPDTGISSKAMGIMNSFVNDIFERIAGEASRLAHYNKRSTITSREIQTAVRLLLPGELAKHAVSEGTKAVTKYTSSK; encoded by the coding sequence ATGCCCGAGCCCGTGAAGTCCGCTCCCGCCCCGAAGAAGGGGTCCAAGAAGGCGGTGACCAAGGCGCAGAAGAAGGACGGCAAGAAGCGCAAGCGCAGCCGCAAGGAGAGCTACTCGGTGTACGTGTACAAGGTGCTGAAGCAGGTGCACCCCGACACGGGCATCTCGTCCAAGGCCATGGGCATCATGAACTCGTTCGTCAACGACATCTTCGAGCGCATCGCGGGCGAGGCGTCGCGCCTGGCGCACTACAACAAGCGCTCGACCATCACGTCGCGGGAGATCCAGACGGCCGTGCGCCTGCTGCTGCCCGGGGAGCTGGCCAAGCACGCCGTGTCCGAGGGCACCAAGGCCGTCACCAAGTACACCAGCTCCAAGTGA
- the LOC132649288 gene encoding histone H2B type 1-K, with product MPEPAKSAPAPKKGSKKAVTKAQKKDGKKRKRSRKESYSVYVYKVLKQVHPDTGISSKAMGIMNSFVNDIFERIAGEASRLAHYNKRSTITSREIQTAVRLLLPGELAKHAVSEGTKAVTKYTSAK from the coding sequence ATGCCCGAGCCCGCGAAGTCCGCTCCCGCCCCGAAGAAGGGGTCCAAGAAGGCGGTGACCAAGGCGCAGAAGAAGGACGGCAAGAAGCGCAAGCGCAGCCGCAAGGAGAGCTACTCGGTGTACGTGTACAAGGTGCTGAAGCAGGTGCACCCCGACACGGGCATCTCGTCCAAGGCCATGGGCATCATGAACTCGTTCGTCAACGACATCTTCGAGCGCATCGCGGGCGAGGCGTCGCGCCTGGCGCACTACAACAAGCGCTCGACCATCACGTCGCGGGAGATCCAGACGGCCGTGCGCCTGCTGCTGCCCGGGGAGCTGGCCAAGCACGCCGTGTCCGAGGGCACCAAGGCCGTCACCAAGTACACCAGTGCCAAGTAA